A window from Zingiber officinale cultivar Zhangliang unplaced genomic scaffold, Zo_v1.1 ctg79, whole genome shotgun sequence encodes these proteins:
- the LOC122037766 gene encoding uncharacterized protein LOC122037766: protein MAAIATKLKAPWSRLLSLRLLPCSRPIYRPYSPSIPHPFTANAVPSTLLSVRRFSVNAINADRVVQELLAEVEREKQREREERQKAGLPLDEEEEDYMGVGPLIEKMEKNKQKELDAIDQFWEPTDSESEDDERFSPEETQKRLDEFENKCKRHSELLKNFAEAETLDDAHKWMTKINKFEQRHLKLPLEYRVIGDLMNRLKETTGKERFILLQKLNRAIRMMEVKEAYDPNNPANFGVIQREQVGSPDEVVDNVGFEKEKTMIQGADLEEDDEDFSESKEKDDIFTEKLNAIEKKLEEKLEELDHTFGKKGRVLEEEIKDLVEERNYLTERKRKPLYRKGFDVKVINVNQTCKVTKAGRLMKYTALLATGNYHGVIGFAKAKGPTATIAIQKAYEKCFQNLHYVERYEDHTIAHAIQAKYKKTKLYLWPAPMKSGMSAAVKSVETVLCLAGFCNVKTKIIGSRNPLNVIKVLFIALNAIETPKDIQEKFGRTVVETYLL from the exons ATGGCGGCAATCGCCACCAAGCTCAAGGCGCCGTGGTCTCGCCTCCTCTCCCTACGCTTACTTCCTTGTTCCCGCCCTATCTACCGCCCGTATTCCCCTTCGATTCCTCATCCCTTCACTGCCAACGCTGTACCCTCCACTCTGCTTTCCGTCCGCCGCTTCTCCGTGAACGCCATTAATGCCGACCGCGTCGTGCAAGAACTTCTGGCTGAGGTAGAGCGGGAGAAGCAGCGTGAACGGGAGGAGAGACAGAAAGCCGGCCTCCCACTCGACGAAGAAGAGGAGGACTATATGGGGGTGGGCCCGCTCATcgagaagatggaaaagaacaagcAGAAGGAGCTCGATGCCATAGATCAGTTCTGGGAGCCCACTGACTCGGAGAGCGAAGATGATGAGAGGTTCTCGCCTGAAGAGACCCAAAAGCGGTTGGATGAGTTTGAGAATAAGTGTAAACGGCATTCTGAATTGCTCAAGAACTTTGCCGAAGCAG AAACACTTGATGATGCACACAAATGGATGACTAAAATTAACAAATTCGAGCAGCGCCATTTGAAACTACCCCTTGAGTATAGAGTCATTGGCGATTTGATGAATCGTCTAAAGGAAACAACTGGAAAAGAAAGATTCATTCTCCTCCAAAAGTTAAATCGAGCTATTAGGATGATGGAAGTTAAGGAGGCATATGATCCAAATAATCCTGCAAACTTTGGAGTTATTCAACGTGAGCAAGTTGGTTCTCCTGATGAGGTAGTAGACAATGTTGGTTTCGAGAAGGAGAAAACAATGATACAAGGGGCAGACCTtgaggaagatgatgaagattTCAGTGAATCAAAGGAGAAAGATGATATATTTACCGAGAAGCTCAATGCCATTGAAAAGAAACTCGAAGAGAAGCTTGAAGAACTTGATCATACTTTTGGGAAGAAGGGCCGAGTATTGGAAGAGGAAATCAAAGATCTGGTCGAGGAGAGAAATTATTTGACTGAGAGAAAGAGGAAACCTCTTTACAGGAAA GGATTTGATGTAAAGGTAATCAATGTTAATCAGACATGCAAAGTTACTAAG GCAGGGCGACTGATGAAGTACACAGCACTGCTAGCCACTGGGAATTACCATGGAGTTATTGGATTTGCAAAAGCAAAAGGTCCAACAGCTACTATTGCTATCCAAAAG GCATATGAGAAATGCTTCCAAAATCTTCATTATGTCGAGCGCTACGAAGATCACACCATTGCTCATGCTATCCAAGCAAAATACAAAAAAACAAAG TTATACCTCTGGCCTGCTCCAATGAAAAGTGGAATGTCAGCCGCAGTCAAAAGTGTCGAAACTGTCCTCTGTTTGGCTGGGTTTTGCAATGTCAAGACAAAG ATTATTGGCTCGAGGAACCCCCTCAACGTAATCAAGGTTCTTTTCATAGCACTGAACGCT ATTGAAACTCCCAAGGATATCCAGGAGAAGTTCGGAAGAACTGTCGTAGAGACGTATCTGCTGTAG